One region of Chitinophaga varians genomic DNA includes:
- a CDS encoding DHA2 family efflux MFS transporter permease subunit: MKSKLLVVAVIAAAIMELIDTSIVNVALSHMSGNLGATLEDTSWVITAYAIANVIIIPITSFLAARLGQRNYYIGSILAFTFFSFMCGQATSIWTLVIFRFLQGIGGGALLSVSQVIVFRQFPKEKQNVASAIFGIGVFVGPTIGPTLGGYITEFYSWPWIFYINVPIGILVAFVCYLLLDEPPQQTQSTRIDWTGIILLAVGVSALQTVLERGETDDWFEAAYIVWLSVIALFGIAVFIWWELRVAHPVVNLRVLKSRNLSVGAILTFISGTGMFASVFLTPVFAQRLLYFTPLQTGMLLLPGAFLAIGGLVISAGLLQRGLSPLYLILAGMSMFILFSWQMSQLNQNATSAAISSSLIWRALGMALMTVPLTTLAVSSLAPTDIPQGAALNNMMRQLGGSFGIALINTYLAKRNAQHRYDLVSHLDPSNPAVYNRLHGYTQFFQSKGASASHARQQAVQLLDHSITRQGMLLSFSDAFLVMGLVFLVSLPLLLVASNRKKNSRPVVAMDH, translated from the coding sequence ATGAAAAGTAAACTACTGGTGGTCGCGGTCATTGCCGCGGCCATCATGGAACTGATAGACACTTCCATCGTCAACGTGGCCTTGTCGCACATGAGCGGCAACCTCGGCGCCACCCTGGAAGACACTTCCTGGGTGATCACCGCCTACGCCATCGCCAACGTGATCATCATCCCCATCACCAGTTTCCTCGCGGCCCGACTGGGCCAGCGCAACTACTACATCGGTTCTATCCTGGCTTTTACGTTTTTTTCCTTTATGTGCGGACAAGCCACCAGCATCTGGACGCTGGTAATTTTCCGTTTCCTGCAAGGCATCGGTGGCGGCGCCCTGCTGTCGGTATCACAGGTGATCGTATTCCGCCAGTTTCCGAAAGAAAAACAGAACGTGGCCAGCGCCATCTTTGGGATAGGCGTATTCGTTGGCCCCACCATCGGTCCTACCCTCGGTGGCTACATCACAGAGTTTTACAGCTGGCCATGGATATTCTATATCAATGTACCGATTGGTATACTCGTTGCCTTTGTCTGTTACCTGCTCCTGGACGAGCCACCGCAGCAAACACAGTCCACCCGTATCGACTGGACCGGCATTATCCTCCTGGCCGTTGGCGTGAGCGCACTGCAGACGGTACTGGAACGCGGTGAAACAGACGACTGGTTTGAAGCGGCGTACATCGTGTGGCTGAGCGTCATCGCACTATTCGGCATCGCCGTTTTCATCTGGTGGGAATTACGTGTAGCCCACCCCGTAGTAAACCTGCGTGTGTTAAAAAGCAGGAACCTCAGCGTAGGCGCCATCCTCACCTTTATATCGGGCACGGGTATGTTCGCCTCCGTATTTCTGACGCCGGTATTTGCACAGCGGCTGCTTTATTTCACGCCGTTGCAAACAGGGATGTTGTTACTGCCCGGCGCTTTCCTCGCCATCGGCGGACTGGTGATCAGCGCCGGCCTGTTACAGCGCGGCCTGTCGCCGTTGTATCTTATCCTCGCCGGCATGAGCATGTTCATCCTCTTCAGCTGGCAAATGTCACAGTTGAACCAGAACGCCACCTCGGCCGCCATCAGCAGCTCGCTGATATGGCGCGCGCTGGGCATGGCGCTGATGACAGTGCCCCTCACCACACTGGCGGTATCCTCGCTGGCACCTACCGACATACCGCAGGGAGCGGCACTCAACAACATGATGCGGCAACTGGGCGGCTCCTTCGGCATCGCCCTGATCAACACCTACCTGGCCAAACGCAATGCGCAGCACCGTTACGACCTGGTGAGCCACCTCGATCCGTCCAACCCCGCCGTATATAACCGCCTGCACGGCTATACGCAGTTTTTCCAAAGCAAGGGCGCCTCCGCGTCACATGCGCGGCAACAGGCCGTGCAGCTGCTCGATCATAGCATCACGCGGCAGGGAATGCTGCTCAGTTTCAGTGATGCGTTCCTCGTGATGGGACTGGTATTCCTGGTTTCACTACCGCTGCTGCTGGTGGCATCTAACCGGAAGAAGAACAGCCGTCCGGTAGTGGCGATGGACCACTAA
- a CDS encoding SDR family oxidoreductase, with protein MKTEGNTVLITGGSAGIGLALAQALSAAGNTVIITGRDEARLQQAAAGTPGLVPMVCDVTKDTQVKALVKTLQQEYPQLNMLINNAGKAYAYALSNSARAIDKAADEMLTNYLAILQLTEYLLPLLQQQPEAAIVNVSSVTALVPFTAVPTYAASKAALHSYTQSLRVSVAPIRVFELMPPLVNTDFSREIGGEKGISPREVAAGFMEALKNDEYEIHIGQTRQVWQLLQSTSPAQALQTVNARS; from the coding sequence ATGAAAACAGAAGGTAACACGGTATTAATTACCGGAGGCAGTGCCGGCATCGGACTGGCACTGGCACAGGCATTATCAGCAGCGGGCAACACGGTCATCATCACCGGAAGGGATGAAGCACGGCTGCAGCAGGCCGCAGCAGGCACGCCAGGTCTCGTTCCCATGGTATGCGACGTCACCAAGGACACGCAGGTAAAAGCGCTGGTAAAAACATTGCAGCAGGAATACCCGCAGCTGAACATGCTCATCAACAATGCGGGTAAAGCATATGCTTATGCATTGAGCAACAGCGCCCGGGCCATCGATAAAGCAGCAGATGAAATGCTGACCAACTATCTGGCTATCCTGCAACTGACGGAATATTTGCTGCCATTGCTGCAGCAACAGCCGGAAGCCGCGATCGTGAATGTGAGCTCCGTCACGGCGCTGGTGCCTTTCACCGCGGTGCCCACCTACGCGGCCAGCAAAGCGGCGCTCCACTCCTACACGCAATCACTGCGGGTATCGGTGGCGCCTATACGTGTATTTGAACTGATGCCGCCCCTGGTGAACACCGACTTCTCCCGCGAAATCGGCGGCGAGAAAGGCATTTCGCCCCGGGAAGTGGCCGCCGGCTTCATGGAGGCTCTCAAAAATGACGAGTACGAAATCCATATCGGTCAAACCCGGCAGGTATGGCAGTTGCTGCAATCCACTTCACCGGCACAGGCCCTGCAAACGGTGAACGCCCGTTCCTGA
- a CDS encoding TetR/AcrR family transcriptional regulator: MNKAARTKQFIVEKTAPVFNEKGYAGTSLTDMTNATGLTKGSIYGNFANKDEVALAAFEYNIRQVTNIVREEKAKQDTYRGKLLAYVHVYTNFLKHPFPVGGCPILNTATEADDTHPALKQCAAEAVSKWKDSIAHDITLGIRQGEFSPQTNPEQAALTIIAMIEGCIMIAKLTGKMHYRNAIMQSLETFVHQL, encoded by the coding sequence ATGAACAAAGCAGCCAGAACGAAACAGTTTATCGTGGAGAAGACCGCTCCTGTGTTCAATGAGAAAGGGTATGCCGGCACCTCGCTGACGGACATGACGAATGCTACCGGGCTGACGAAAGGCAGCATATACGGTAACTTCGCCAACAAAGACGAGGTGGCGCTGGCGGCATTTGAATACAATATCCGCCAGGTGACCAACATTGTGCGGGAGGAAAAAGCGAAGCAGGACACCTATCGCGGTAAGCTGCTGGCCTATGTGCATGTATATACCAACTTCCTGAAGCACCCGTTCCCCGTGGGTGGTTGTCCTATCCTGAACACCGCCACGGAAGCAGACGATACACATCCTGCCCTGAAACAGTGCGCCGCCGAGGCCGTGAGCAAATGGAAGGACAGTATCGCGCACGATATCACGCTGGGCATCCGCCAGGGAGAATTCAGTCCGCAGACCAATCCGGAACAGGCCGCCCTGACCATCATCGCCATGATAGAAGGATGTATCATGATCGCCAAACTGACCGGCAAAATGCATTACCGCAATGCCATTATGCAGTCGCTCGAAACATTCGTCCATCAACTCTGA
- a CDS encoding efflux RND transporter permease subunit, translating to MIRNILIFSLRNRWAVIIGAVVLSVIGYWCFTQLKIEAYPDIADTNVIIVAPFDGRAAEEVEQQVTIPIERALNNVPRVLDRRSRTIFGLSVVQLTFQDGTDDYFARQQVIERLSSISLPEGVTPELAPLTTAVGEIYRYVVEAPPSFTPMQLRDLQDWVIRPAILQVPGIADVTNFGGPLKQFHILTSPEKLRKYNLTLQSVIDAVQKNNLNTGGNVIERGGQGFAVRGLGAVKSEKDLRNIVLTAVNGVPVYVKDVATVETAPPPPSGVLGYAVPDENIDKVGSPEGIILLRRGENPSIALKALKEKLALLSETELPEGVKLRVLYDRSFLIDHSLETVAHTLFMGVSIVVIILVFFLGSIRSALVVTATIPFSLLFAFILMRLTGIPANLLSLGAIDFGIIVDGACVMAEHLIRRYRNATPQEKQGGIIGITLSAAQEVGREIFFSVTIIILAYTPILMMTRVEGKLFSPMALTLAFAVIGAMICALTLIPVLISYAYKKALSSDKPMKAHRNRILDFLEHLYQRSLNFFLRFHRQTVIIATVVIVLMIGLAGKLGTEFLPELDEGSIFMRSFMPAGVTIQENAKIAPIIRKVIASYPPVKYVITQTGRNDDGTDPFPANRTEILVGLKDYKLWSDTITKKELVKRIQADLEKNIPGTSFNSGQPIIDQVMEIVTGSAADLAISVVGDDLALMRPKADSIAAIVKATQGSASVNIEQEGTQAQLAININRENAARFGINVSDIQSMIEAAIGGKPIGTLYDGTKRYDIVIRYLPQDRNTVEAIRNLQIPAATGALIPMDQLADVQFIDGQTNIYRIDGKRMVTVRTNVRGRDQGSFVAELQEKIGKSVHVSKGYDIIYGGQYENLERAGKQLSLTIPLTIVIVFVFLFMLFKSMKHTFVTMSCILVALAGGIVALFIRGYHFNVSAGVGFVSIFGISVMAGVLLVSALNREMYKSPLTLRASVQRVAVDQFKAIMMMLMVAIIGLVPAAISTGIGSDVQRPLATVIIGGLTFTLLFTPVVIPPLYYWAEKKKHPQPPPPEEPAE from the coding sequence ATGATCCGTAACATTCTGATATTCTCTTTACGTAACCGTTGGGCGGTCATCATTGGCGCTGTGGTCTTGTCGGTGATCGGCTACTGGTGTTTTACCCAGCTGAAAATTGAGGCCTACCCCGATATCGCTGACACCAACGTTATCATCGTAGCGCCTTTCGATGGCCGTGCCGCGGAAGAAGTGGAGCAACAGGTAACAATTCCCATCGAACGGGCGCTGAACAACGTGCCCCGCGTACTCGACCGCAGAAGCCGCACCATCTTCGGCCTCTCGGTAGTACAGCTGACTTTCCAGGACGGCACTGACGACTATTTCGCCCGTCAGCAGGTCATAGAAAGACTCTCTTCCATTTCCCTGCCGGAAGGCGTTACACCGGAACTGGCACCACTCACCACCGCCGTAGGCGAAATTTACCGCTACGTGGTGGAAGCACCGCCCAGCTTCACGCCTATGCAGCTGAGAGACCTGCAGGACTGGGTAATACGCCCGGCCATCCTGCAAGTGCCCGGTATTGCCGACGTGACCAACTTCGGCGGGCCGCTCAAACAGTTTCATATCCTCACCTCCCCGGAAAAACTGCGTAAGTACAACCTTACGCTGCAGTCCGTGATCGACGCGGTACAGAAAAACAACCTTAATACCGGCGGTAACGTCATCGAACGCGGCGGACAAGGCTTCGCAGTGAGAGGCCTCGGTGCGGTGAAGTCTGAAAAAGACCTGCGTAACATTGTACTGACCGCTGTCAACGGCGTACCGGTATACGTAAAAGATGTGGCCACCGTGGAAACCGCTCCCCCCCCACCTTCCGGCGTATTGGGCTACGCAGTGCCCGATGAAAACATTGACAAGGTTGGTTCCCCTGAAGGCATCATCCTGCTGCGCCGTGGCGAAAACCCCAGCATAGCACTGAAAGCACTGAAGGAAAAACTGGCCCTGCTGTCGGAAACAGAACTGCCGGAAGGCGTAAAGCTCCGCGTACTGTACGACCGCAGCTTCCTGATCGACCACTCCCTGGAAACCGTGGCGCATACGCTGTTTATGGGCGTCAGCATCGTGGTGATCATACTGGTGTTTTTCCTTGGCAGCATCCGTTCAGCGCTGGTGGTGACCGCCACTATCCCGTTCTCCCTGCTGTTTGCGTTTATCCTCATGCGGCTGACCGGCATTCCAGCCAACCTGCTGTCGCTCGGCGCTATCGACTTCGGTATCATCGTGGACGGCGCCTGCGTAATGGCGGAACACCTGATACGCCGCTACCGCAACGCTACACCACAGGAGAAACAGGGCGGCATTATCGGTATCACGCTTTCTGCCGCGCAGGAAGTAGGCCGTGAAATATTCTTCTCCGTTACCATTATCATCCTCGCCTATACGCCGATTCTGATGATGACCCGCGTGGAAGGCAAACTGTTCTCTCCCATGGCCCTCACACTGGCATTTGCCGTGATAGGCGCCATGATCTGCGCGCTCACGCTCATCCCGGTGCTTATTTCCTATGCCTACAAAAAAGCACTGTCTTCCGATAAGCCCATGAAGGCGCACCGCAACAGGATACTGGATTTCCTGGAACACCTGTACCAGCGTTCGCTCAATTTCTTCCTGCGCTTCCACCGGCAAACGGTGATCATCGCTACGGTGGTCATTGTGCTGATGATAGGCCTCGCAGGCAAACTGGGCACGGAATTCCTCCCAGAGCTGGACGAAGGCTCCATCTTCATGCGTTCGTTTATGCCTGCCGGCGTTACCATCCAGGAAAACGCCAAGATCGCGCCCATCATCCGGAAAGTGATCGCTTCCTATCCGCCGGTGAAGTACGTGATCACACAAACCGGGCGTAACGACGATGGTACCGACCCCTTCCCTGCCAACCGTACCGAGATACTGGTAGGCCTGAAAGACTATAAGCTATGGAGCGATACCATCACCAAAAAAGAACTCGTAAAACGTATACAGGCCGACCTGGAAAAAAATATTCCGGGCACGTCTTTCAACTCCGGTCAGCCTATCATTGACCAGGTAATGGAAATCGTGACCGGTAGCGCCGCTGACCTGGCCATTTCCGTGGTGGGCGACGACCTGGCCCTGATGCGGCCCAAAGCCGACAGCATCGCGGCAATCGTGAAAGCCACACAAGGCTCCGCCTCCGTGAACATCGAACAGGAAGGCACCCAGGCGCAGCTGGCCATTAACATCAACCGTGAAAATGCAGCCCGTTTCGGCATCAATGTCAGCGACATCCAGTCGATGATTGAAGCTGCTATCGGCGGTAAACCGATCGGTACATTATATGACGGCACCAAACGGTACGATATCGTGATCCGTTACCTGCCACAGGACAGGAATACGGTAGAAGCTATCCGCAACCTGCAGATACCTGCCGCCACCGGCGCGCTGATACCGATGGACCAGCTGGCGGACGTTCAGTTTATCGATGGGCAGACCAACATCTACCGCATCGATGGCAAACGCATGGTGACTGTACGTACCAACGTGAGAGGCCGCGACCAGGGCTCTTTTGTGGCAGAACTGCAGGAAAAGATCGGCAAGAGCGTACATGTGTCCAAAGGCTATGACATTATCTACGGCGGCCAGTACGAGAACCTGGAACGTGCCGGCAAACAGCTGTCACTCACCATTCCGCTGACGATCGTGATCGTGTTCGTGTTCCTCTTTATGCTGTTTAAAAGCATGAAACATACGTTCGTGACCATGAGCTGCATACTGGTGGCTTTGGCCGGCGGTATTGTGGCGCTGTTCATCCGTGGCTACCACTTCAACGTGTCTGCCGGCGTAGGTTTCGTGTCTATCTTTGGTATCTCTGTGATGGCCGGCGTATTGCTCGTGTCAGCACTCAACCGGGAGATGTACAAGTCGCCCCTGACGCTGCGCGCTTCCGTGCAGCGGGTAGCAGTCGACCAGTTCAAGGCCATTATGATGATGCTGATGGTAGCCATCATCGGCCTGGTGCCTGCCGCTATCAGCACAGGTATCGGCTCCGATGTGCAAAGGCCGCTGGCGACGGTGATCATCGGCGGACTGACCTTCACCCTGCTGTTTACACCGGTGGTGATCCCGCCGCTGTATTATTGGGCCGAGAAGAAAAAACACCCGCAGCCACCTCCTCCGGAGGAACCTGCTGAATAA
- a CDS encoding DUF190 domain-containing protein, whose product MLQAQIFIDKDDMYGTRPLYEYIMQLLMNNNVKGATVYRGVMGFGINQRMKRPDEIFSFDEPPMMITLIDEDDKVREVLTLLRSTYKGGFIITHHVDQFEA is encoded by the coding sequence ATGCTACAGGCACAAATCTTTATTGACAAAGATGATATGTACGGTACCCGCCCCCTGTACGAATACATTATGCAGCTCCTGATGAACAACAATGTGAAAGGAGCCACCGTATACCGCGGTGTCATGGGCTTTGGCATCAACCAGCGCATGAAACGCCCGGATGAAATCTTTTCTTTTGACGAACCTCCCATGATGATCACCCTCATAGATGAAGACGACAAAGTGCGGGAAGTGCTGACACTGCTGAGGAGCACCTATAAGGGAGGCTTTATTATTACCCATCACGTAGATCAATTTGAAGCATGA
- a CDS encoding efflux RND transporter periplasmic adaptor subunit: MTKTAFGLSIASIAWLAMSCGQHHENKPAPATKTVVEDSGRTIKLPPDSLTLHFFKTQEATQSDLNAELMAPAHVAATVVRSNGNASQNIVLFDNPDITASYTEMLQHIINIREKGNIIRQKKAIAAQKQIELDRFKDLAEHGAGTGKDVSDAKTELISAQTDMAIAETDLANEKTSIIEHESKLKLAGFDPQTLVTAKTDKTWLICEMPENQITKVKEGSSCKLQFNSYPGETFTGVIENVGEVVDNITRMVKLRITVADIQHKLRAGMYATVKFGVSEGNTLSVSRAAVVTVQGKNYVFVRTDERTFVRREVLTAAQVGDRMVVLTGVQPGDKVVTDGSMQLKGISFGY, encoded by the coding sequence ATGACAAAGACCGCCTTTGGCTTATCAATAGCAAGCATCGCATGGCTGGCTATGTCTTGCGGACAGCACCATGAAAACAAGCCCGCCCCTGCCACCAAAACCGTAGTGGAAGACAGTGGACGCACCATTAAACTGCCCCCCGACAGCCTTACCCTGCACTTCTTTAAAACTCAGGAAGCCACCCAGAGCGACCTGAACGCAGAACTGATGGCCCCGGCACATGTGGCCGCCACCGTAGTACGTTCCAACGGCAACGCCTCACAAAACATCGTACTGTTCGACAATCCGGACATCACTGCCAGCTACACCGAAATGTTGCAACACATCATCAACATCCGGGAAAAAGGCAATATCATCCGGCAGAAAAAAGCCATCGCCGCCCAGAAACAAATAGAACTGGACCGCTTTAAAGACCTCGCCGAACATGGCGCAGGTACCGGCAAAGACGTGTCTGATGCCAAAACGGAGCTCATTTCTGCACAAACAGACATGGCCATCGCGGAAACAGACCTCGCCAATGAAAAGACTTCTATCATCGAGCATGAATCCAAACTGAAACTCGCCGGCTTCGATCCGCAAACACTCGTCACCGCCAAAACCGATAAGACCTGGCTCATCTGCGAAATGCCGGAAAACCAGATCACCAAAGTGAAGGAAGGCAGCAGCTGCAAACTGCAGTTCAACTCCTACCCCGGTGAAACCTTTACCGGCGTGATCGAAAACGTGGGCGAAGTGGTAGACAATATCACCCGCATGGTGAAACTGAGGATCACCGTGGCCGATATCCAGCATAAACTCCGCGCCGGCATGTATGCCACCGTTAAATTCGGTGTCAGCGAAGGCAATACCCTCTCCGTGTCGCGTGCCGCCGTGGTGACAGTACAGGGCAAAAACTACGTCTTCGTGAGAACAGACGAACGCACCTTCGTTCGCCGCGAAGTACTCACCGCCGCCCAGGTAGGCGACCGCATGGTGGTGCTCACCGGCGTGCAGCCAGGCGATAAAGTGGTGACAGACGGTTCCATGCAGTTAAAAGGTATTTCATTCGGCTACTAA